Genomic window (Gadus chalcogrammus isolate NIFS_2021 chromosome 3, NIFS_Gcha_1.0, whole genome shotgun sequence):
GGAGGAGACGCGGAGAACGCTATGCTGATTGTTGCACCGATAGAATAACATcttttggtggaggcagtgTGATGGTGTGGGGCAGCATCTCCCACACTGGAAAAACAAGGCTTGTCATCATTGGAGGAAATCTCCATGATGAGATTCTGCAACCAGTGGAAATCCCATATCTCCACCGTCTGGGACTGAACTCTATCCTCCAAGATGACAACGCTCGCCCCCACAGGGCGGGGTTTATCAGAGACTACCTCCAGAATGTGGGAGTGGAGAGGATGGAATGGCCTGCTAGCAGTCCTGACCTCAAGCCCATTGAACACTTGTGGGATCAGCTTGGGTGTGCTGTTCGTGCCAGAGTGACCAACACAACCATGTTGGCTGACTAGCGACAAATGCTGGTTGAAGAATGGGATGCCATCCCACAGCAGTGTGACAAGGCTGGTGaccagcatgaggaggaggtgccaggctgttgtggctgtgtatggTTCTTCCACACGCTACTGAGGCTCCTGTTtgtgaaatgaataaatagtcaAATTGCCATTATGTCTTATATCTTCAAACTTCAATCATCCAatccaccaaacaccaaacgagTCAATGGCAGAATAAGCTGTTTGGCATTGGCAGAGAAGATTTGTCAAAATGTTCATGGCcgcaacccacatactcagctctgctgctcatcccacaagtGCATGTTCCTAACAAATGAGGCACCATTCGAAAGGGAATTATACAGTGTTTCGAACAGCataagatttattgccaaaaagcattgttaccacagagaaataatcaacCTAACACAAATGTCCTTACTTTTTGTTTAGATAATTTAATTTGTGAGGAAATATTTCaaagatgtgcaacttctgatgcattagttcacatttCGGTTTACGAATGCAGTATTTTTGTGCATGTTCttagattatgaaacacgggtgtatGAATgtagcctggctaacgccagacctcatctcaatctacattgagatgaggtcttgGAACCACACATTAATTACCAAGACATCCTTCTTGGTAATGAAAGAGTTTAACGCTGAAAGTTgctattttttcaaaataaacttcGGTGTGTCGCATttacgtcgtcatcgtcttgccgtccctccccgttctgtgattggttccctatctcaggcaaaaatcggatccatggaatccaggctgcctagcagcgCAAAATGAAATCGCGTGCAAGGCAGCATGGCACCAGGCTAGtatgaatgtgttttgcaccaactgcgctggaGTGATTGAGGCAAAAGTGTCAAGTGCATGACTCTTTGAAGTTGTGATGCACAGAATAGgttttgtgcacctgtaacaaaGGACTTGTAACTCCTAGCCCCtattgtgtttacaatggtagaaaaaataaaacttttgcTACTTTAATACCTTCAACCATTTCATTGCATCAGACTTTTGTATGGCCCACTGATGGATGACGATGAGTGACAGAGGAGTGAGGATCAGTGTGATCAAACTGCTGGAATGGTTTGTGATGTCATCTTGCACAGAAGTCAATCAGACCGCAATAATATGACCCCTTTTTAATGCTGTCCCCGTGTTTGATTACTCAGCCGAAGCTGATAATTTAGGGAATGTTGTGCGATAACGTTGAACCACAGCTTGTCTAGAGTCCCTATAAGAGGGCATCAAAGACCTCAGAATAGGTCAGGAATTAACCCAAAAACAATGGAGAGAGGGAACTCCATCCTTGACGTGGAAAGGATCTATGGGCCCATGAGGATAAACTGTTTGTAGCGGAGTGGCTGTCTTGGAATGTGTGCAGCTATCGTATCTGCTGGGGCAGAAACAAGCTGGCAAGGTCACACTGGCAGGAAGGCGGATCCCTGAGATCAGATTACAGAGCCTAGCGTGCTCCGCTCCTGCAGTCTAAACATGCGCCCCCTCAGTGCTGAAAGGAAAGGGAACCGGGGCTACATTTCACACCGTGAATGAATAACACGGCAGCAAAGGGCTTGCCCGCACCTCAGGAAGGTATGACTAGAACTCCAAAAGAGGGGTGAGAACATGCCAGCACAGAGGGAGGACTTGGTGAATGAAACAAAGACATCTCTGCTCACTGTTTGAACAATTGTTATCTAATCACATGTTGAACGACGCTAGCTGTAAACGCAATACTCTGGTCAATTCTTTCAAACGATAATGAACCAACCAAATCAAACTGAAAAGATCTTGGATTCTACAGTCCACCCTCTACAACCCTTATCACTCAGAAACCGAGTCCGCTGCCTGGCTCAGTTGCTGCAGACTGACCGGAGGGCATGTTTAAAGGACTCCTGTTTCCGTGACCCGGGTTTTCCGTGAACAGGGTTTCAGTGActcgctgctgctgccgccccaACCACCATCTTGGCCATTTCTCTGTATGATGATAATGACCCAATCACCCATCTTTAGTTAGTCAATGAGCAGGCCTGGGTGGGGTACCTCTTCTCAGACCCATATTGTTAGTGTTCTCACAGCAGGTGTTCCACAGCGAATAAGACTTCAATTTGTGCAATTTGACCAATTCTTCAGAATCCTTTTACTGGAACAGTTGGGAAGTTTTTTATCATCTACATTTTATGAATAGTAGTATCCATTCTTTATGTTGGACATTCTAtttaatacccccccccccccctccccctcaattAAAGGCTGGCACCAAGCAGGCATCCTGCATCAGTAGAGGTGTGAAGGGCCACTCTTagtacatatttttgtatagtcTATGAGATCTGCCCTCGGGGACTTGTAAAGTAACCTCAACCCAAGGACTGTCATATGCTTATCAAGGGCCCCTACTAGCGCTACTTACAGAGTGGACCTCTGTCCTGCTGTTTGGGTGGTCTgaggttgggggaggggcttcgGGTGTGGACCACTCCTCCTGTACCTCTGGAGTAGAGCCCTGCTCTCCATCAAATGCCGCCCACGAGTCCTCGTCTGCCGGCCCTGCCTCCTCGCTGAAGGCGCTCCAGCCCGCACCCGCTTGCGGCGCCACGTCCACCGCGACCGAGCTGAAATTCCCGAAGCTGTCGCTGCCTGGGAACTCAGTGAACTGGCCTCTGTCCTTGTCATCGTTGCTGTTGTAGTTGCTGTCCTCAAGAGGAagaggctcctccccttcctcctgctcctcctctgttcCCGCAGGTTCAAACCTTTGGGTGTTAAAATCCCCAAAGTCCTCGTCTTCTTGGTCCCCTGGGACCTGCTGGTCTGCGGTCGACTGGGTGCTGGGCAGGCCGTGCTCCACCTGGACATCTAACTGGTCAAAATGAGCAAAGTCTTGATCACTGAAGCCATCACCGCCGTCAAAACCCCTAATACCCACGTCCTGGTCTTCTGGCGGCGGGCTGTGATGGTTGGGCGCAGCAGAGTCCTCCTGGGGTAGGGCAGAGGGCCCCAAGCCTGTAGTGCTGGGGTCCCCACACAGCTCTGGGGGGTCCTGGTCCAACGAGGTCCGAGTCTCTGTCCCGTTTCCAGTGGCCTCCTCCACTGACCGTTCAGTTGTTTCTTCCTTGCCGGTCCTTTCTTGAGGAGTGCAGTCTTCGCCACTGCCCGCTGTCTCTTCAGCCCTGTCATCACAAAACCCGTTCAGAGCCAGCATTTCTGTCGTAGTGCAGAATGTATTTAAGTGCTCAGGAAGGCAGTCCGGTTGTTTTGATTTGGTATCTGAGAGACCGCCCTGCTGCTGGCTTGACGGTACGTCTGGGAGCTCACAAGAGGATACGGATTCTGAGCCATCCAGTCCAACTCTGTGTGCTTCCTCCATGTCCCCCTCTAAAGTGATTCCCTGGTCTATGTTAGAGTAGACTGGGCTGGGACCCTCCCGGAGTGAGCAACCCCCGAACGGGCTGTGTGAAAcctctgctgtgtgtgcagTCGGACTGTCGCTGGCTCCAACATCTGCGAAAGCAGCAAAGTCTGCAAATTCGTCATCCCGGCTTTCAGGCGGGACAGCTTCCGTGTCCTCTGGGGAGGCTCCGGTTCTACAGCTGTTGACAGAATTTTGCAGTGAAGGAATTCCCTGAACATCGAGCATCTTAAACCCGTTTGTTAAAACCTCCGGGCCTTCGCCGTTGCAATCCACAGGGAGCAGACCGCAGGAGAGAGCCTTTTTAGTTTCTCCCACCGTCCTTTCCGAAGGGCAACTGCTGTGGCGGCCACCGGACAAGACCCCGTTGGCCTTGGCCGGGTCCCCTTCCTGGGTGTGGGGAGCGGCGGTGCTCGGGTGGCCTGCCACACGCCCGTTATTTAGGAGTTCAGGCGGGGAGGTAGCATTGAGCGCCTGGACCTGGTTGAACGTGGTGGGTGTGTCAAACTCTGTGAGGCTGACACTGTGGGGGACGCTGGAGAAGCCATCAAAGTCTCCAAAGtcatcttcctcttcaccaTCCTCCAGCgggggaggagacgaggagtaCATCCGAATCACATCTGGCTCCATGATTCTCAACAGTTACTCCACGATATTCCTGTAGGGAAACAGAAGATCATCAGATCTGTATTCTGAGGTGATCGGATCCATGCAAACATGTATTATGGGAATATTAACTAGACACAGAAAAGTACTATGGCGCTACTACAGCAAAGGAAACGTATAGGTATGATGCATATAATAAacaatcatgcataataactaCATATTATCTGGAAACAACCTCAAACAAACGACCTGGGAATGTCTCTTCTTTTAGGGAGCTGAAACTTCCACCCATTCAGGTGTTCAACAAGTTAATACAACTTGGACAATTTCAATATTCTTGAGCAAACAGATACATAAAGTTCAGTTTGAAATGCATTTCAATTAGTCACATCTCGGCATGAATCCCGAGTCTACCATGACATGAAGAATATGAAGGTTCAGAAGAACCAGCATCACTCCAGGTATGTTACTATATAGACAGGTGGCTGGGGTCTGTAACGTGGAGGTCCTCTGGACAAGCGATGTATACGGTAATGATTCCTAAATCGGATTAGCTCAATATACATCAGCATCTATATAGACATCTACATGGATATACAAGTCCTGACCGAGTTGGAGTGGAAACACTGGCAGACTAACGAAGAGGCGAAGCTAGCTCGGCTCTACACCAAACCTGTTTGACGTATGGCCCCAAACCCTTTTTATACAAACGACAGAGATTTGAACCATAATGCAGGTAAGACATTAAACTCTGTGCTCTCCAACCCGAGTGGAGACCCTGTTATGACGGAGCCCGGTGGGTGTCAACAGTCCATCACTGTCATCATGAACTCCGGTTCAACCGCTAGCACACAGCAGGTGGACGTGTGGAGAACACACTTTTTGTCCGCGAAGACACTACGGTACGAACAGGCTCAGCGAGGAGACAACTTTAGTGGCTATCTGCGTAGCTAGCAGCTAGCAGCGACATGCTACCTGGTGGAGCTAGtggagctagcggagcttccgGTTAGAGAGGAGCCGCGGGAGCTGACCGTGGGAGCGGGGCGGTGAGGTCCATGTCCCGGTCCACCGACGGACTCCCGTTGGATTAAAGTCACCAATCAGGATGGAAACTATGAAAGACCACTGAGGTGGAGTCGGCCAGCTGAAGATAACACTATAGGACCCGAGTCACCTGAACTCGCCCGACGAatacccagaatgcattgctttGACATGACATCGGCAGGTTCCGGGAATCCTCGGTacgtttcttcttcttcttctttcgtgtttatttatttggcgaTTGGCAAACCAATAtggtgcattaccgccacctactgtttGGTTTAGAGCTTCGATGGAGATTATACGTTATAAACTATGCAAAAGaacaaaagtaaataaacaaaatcatgTAAATAGAAAACAACTGATTAAATTATAATCTGTCAAATAAACCTGTTGCTTTTAGATAAGTCATTACATGTTTCCATGCTGGTGGTCTCAGTGTGGAAAATGAGAGTAAACCCTCTAAGGTCAAGCTTGTTTGACCCAAAGCTTTAACATTTTTCAACAGCTCCCTTCTCTCCAAATTGTACGCTTCACATTGTAGTAAAACATGCTCCACTGTTTCTCTTCCATTACATTTTGGGCAGACCCCTGTTTCATGTTTGCCTATGATGTTCATACTGTGGTTAAGACATGTGTGCCCTATGCGTGGTCTTGTGATGATAACCTCACATCTTCTGTTCCAGTAGCCCTGTCTCCTTGTTACCACCTGCCTCTGAATTATATGCAGGAACCGACCCTAATTTTCCCTATCCCATTGTTCTTGCCACACCTTGTTGAgctgcaacccggtatcacgcgatttcgtgctcatgcgcacaaacgttaatctattgaatcgtgttccagagcacgatagtcagacttttttcgtgctacacagaacaaaagtaaaccaatgcattctgaatgggagtgttctcagacaattaacgtgctccacaaaacgctacgagagagagagagaaagagagagagggagggacagagagagagagcgagagataggcTTCAGAAAGgatgtgcgcagatagtacagtgcaccctagttatgtttatgccaaaaccacaaatgttatttatatatatatatatatattggctatatatataattaggctataataatattattttgcgtgtaatgagacaatctatagccaaattgtcgaagatgcccgacaatctccggaaatatcagcatgggaaatcggcgcatcagacccataAACCTATAGCCTacagaaagacgtcatctcaagcgggagagaacgcttgcggtgctggtttgtgtcacgtaagtacagggctctcaagtctcatgcattcggcgtgagacacacgcaattcaacccatgcacacgctcgaacctggtctcacgaaaatacgtgacactgtcacgttatttaatctattgaaaggtgatcagggacacgtattttctaaattttggatttcaattggaagtatttgtcgtgtcactaagcacgacttccaaactaaggttctgcgtagagatcattcattgttgaaaattgtctgtgataactaacaaatgacagcttttggccacccgtttctactttcacctttgattctgagaaattgtgacagttcacggatatattaaatgcaggtgcgctgctctgtaggcaaaccgcgaatgaaaaaagggtagctgcttcatctgttctttttagaattgtatgtcttgatgtttattttatctagccatctattctcttgtttttggctatgtcaatgaaagtctgcgtcgatgtctcgcaagtccagtgtcgcgagcggacgttgccatgacatctagaaatcataccgtatttaatgggttatcattaatattgatgtgtaggggttgattataattcgtgaataatattgtttataccacggtctgggggaatactcgtattctgattggctgcagggcgtgcattaactcctgatataggcctacagacacctgctaagtagttccagtcagtgtttagattctctgcccgagcccgagcccgagccggaccggacgcgggccgggtcgggccgatatttcccaccactatcctcgggccgggcctttgattgagcgtttttatttttattttatcattggtttattggcctaatcggaggagaaatctatgccataaacagaaatattttaggcctttattacacgggtcttctcaatgccgtggaacgctccgttcacttgcatgggtattAGTCCtgtgacttgtcaaccccagcgtcttccgttgctaagcgacgtcaccgtcgcTTGCGGACAAataatttctctgctgatcaacactatgaatggccaaaagacttgtatgcccccccttaaataaatactatggcagaattattattattatcattattattattctcattcagtttgaacatgtgtttttacagcagagtggtggagggatgacgtatgttggccaacccggaagtgagcgtcgccctgggttcccttgacaaaaagccaacgggtttttccattggattttggattattgcagaaacacttgcatctttgaagcacctcctcaaaaactgaaaataaataaataaataaaaataaccgtgctctaaagaacgaaatgtaaaccaaagtattctgaatgggagtgtttctctgatttttccattctacacagaacgaaatgtaaacccatgcaaataaagacttcataggcataataatttgaatatcattaatctcctgagtttgtagggtggtattctatttttttcaacggggctgcatccagtcacttgaccgtcatggttgctatggtggttggtatcgaccgcccccctctaatccttacatggctctaaaaaccacgcggcaaaggggCGGCCgtcaattgtcttgtttttgtcgtaaattagggtccgatggttaaaaaatagacagatattccaaggtatccttaaaaggcagcttggatgtttttattttctgcagtttagacttctactataacctatttttgaaagcaaaacaccaagctcattgatttaacgaggcagggttatttgaaacaatttattaaataaatatttgtgagatgtcattacttctcctgagtttgcttcctatttatgtctagtgtacaaccctaccgtccacaagcatcccccccccccctccccatatggatttggagaattgttgccacgtcccagtggtggaggtatcctatatatgaaagagggcattcaattatactacaatgatcaattaggaggccgaagccctaaaggaagtggtgcaataggtgactgggtcgacaacatttaagtaagctgtaccttggggtctctcaTATATCAatgggggtctcaaaggacgcatatacgcttcaacctgtggctccagccatacaggaaatgactcagcaagtgctccatctcgttgcacctcacccagcggcttgcttgcaagattttggcctgaggttcttcccagacctacaccctagccatccaacatgcgaGAATCAGgactctctttaataatgacaaaaagttacgagagaactacacattaacttttttttatctcataagcggcgtggtgccggctccttttgaccccagacttctgggggaatagctgaatcaattcatcagtcaatcagaagtatgtaaatatcttcccgttggcgtaagagggcgaacaaggtgtctttcaacatctacgcttccaggcgattgcaacagtgccacacatgagcatattcgaacatgtttaatggtagtaattagctgtcaaaATTGGAGGTCTTATTCAATAATGAGCAGGTTTTGATTTGCTTGCCGATAGAAATATGTGACAAATGACacgttatttagcatctacacgttgagctgagtccaatgacacaaagcatgacactctagcaaatggtaacatgtattttacatggtacacctatggtctggggcatgatctcggtgtggcaagagggcgagttgatctcattggactcagcttaacgtgtagatgctaaataacatgtaatttgtcaaaaatccccatcgggaagcaaatctatagctggtcattattgataaaggcctccaaaatcgacagctaattactaccccgaaacatacacaaatatgatcatgtgtggcactgttgcaatcgcctcgaaacgtagatgtcaaaggacaccttgtttgccccgttacgccaccgggaagatattttcatacttctaatggattgattcatattttaaggttctcgcagtgagactttaagcggctgcagcagaagtgttgatacgaaagatgatatcaagacatttatagaatattcccattcacattatgattcttcttccaaccaaacatccttcacattcaccgagcgaagattatgaaagtcctgCCCTCGGTGGGatccccgagggcaggcccccccttcctgcactcggggtccgactgggccaagtttcggtgcggggctCCCAGTTAGGCCATAgaattcctgccctcggggtctgaccgggccaagtttcggtgcaggggtcccagttaggccatAGAATTcttgccctcggggtccgaccgggccaagtttcggtgtgggggtcccaggtaggccctagaataaggtattcaaatttcaggggggtaggaccttcttatctcaaaaactgttttgcccaccacattctgaaccattctTGCAAGCAACACTTCtgggggctttgtccaaatgacagtccatttgggaaaactttttttctctaagggctagaactccaaatctcggatacctcgttctcggggccccgggaaatgtgtgtaaacattttagcatctttagctatctcgaaaaggccagagaaggggcgtgacctccaacagtacagtaaatgtacataagacagaggttagtttctagtccccattttttgtgggatggagctgtacatttgtggcttaaaggtcccatgacatgctattttatgtattctttaatataggtattagtgggcatctaacacagtattcaaagacgttcccgaaattcagccgtggtgcagagttacagagttacactccgagccagtcgcacattgagcttcccccaaatgcgctgttttggtgtctgtagctataatgcaaatgaggaggagcgaggcgggtcaaggaggagggtgggggtgtggccctgagcagcttgcagccacggtaccatgcgctgtttacagtggatgtattgcaatggcgaggcgcacacagtctttagccgtgttctgtaaatattctagaacacacgagagtcctggagctctctaCCTAAACATTATcacatagcctacatagatatctatatcatataaaatatattatcacggccaaaagctgtgtgagccgatattatgaatctcaaacgaccgcgttgggttctccgacgttcctggttcttccacgtccacatcaatgttaacaagactgaaccgcgacaaggaggagaaagggatcgttgccgggcagcgcttaggcacctccgcctccggcggtgttccctcagcggggctcaagcgggcgacattcgccgccaacaatccctttctcctccatgtcgtggttcatgttcttgagggagtcaaatcCAAAGTTCCTTctccccaattcattctcaaccttggctgagataacccccactacgagtctcgttgtagaaataccagagacgagagtctgacgtgttatgcgccataacaccataagcagaacagttatccaaataacaaggaagtgtacaacacttgcgttacagtcctggagctctatatctaaataatatcatataatagcTACATagatctatatcatataatacatattatcacggccaaaagctgtgtgcgcctccatacgatattatgaatcacaaactacattgtcgggttctgcaacgtctctggttcttccactttcacatcaatctgaagtaggctgaaccgcgcgctgcctgctgccggctgcccgctgccggctgcccgctgccgggcaatGGTGCCttgcggcaaccggcggcatgtcgcagttcatgtacttcagcgagtcaaagccaaagttcctttcccccaattccttctcaaccatggattagataacccccactgtctcgttgtggaaatataagagacgtcaaagaaccaacaagaaacacttgcgttacagtgagtgtattcacacacacacatgtggcgctcgcacggtcgtgtctcatcgGCGgtccaacgtctctgggcgggccaggcagagtaaggggaggtgcttagatgctttatgacgacataaataaagacattccaaatcagcgcgctttaGCCTCCGTTTTTtgaaaggcgagcagaacagctagtgctcgttttacaccaaacgcaagttttagccactgggggaccataggcaggctaggggaactcatatttatgttagaaaacctcataaagtgagattttcatgtcatgggacctttaaggtgtgtagacacagctggcctgtggccacgtttttgaagactggggtcaaaaggagctTCCTTTCTCAAAAACagttttccaccacattctgaaccattaggtcttgcaggcaacacttctgaggggctttgtccaaatgacagtccatttgggaaaactttttttctctaagggctagaactccaaatctcggatatgtcgttctcggggccccgggaaatgtgtgtaaacattttagcatccctagctatctcgaaaaggccggaaaaggggcgtgacctccaacagtacagtaaatgtacataagacagaggttagtttctagtccccattttttgtgggatggaggtgtacatgtgtggcttaaggtgtgtagacacagctggcctgtggccacgtttttttgaagtctggggtcaaaaggtcaacaggaaccggcaccacgccgcttatgagataaaaaaaagttaatgcGTATTTCTcccataactttttgtcattattaaagagaggcctgattctcagatatgcatgttggatggctagggtataggtctgggatgaacttcaggccaaaatcttataagcgagccgctgggtgaggtgcaacgagatggagcacttgctgagtcaattcttgtagggctggagccacaggttgaagcgtatgcatcctttgagaccccctttgatatataagagaccccaaggtacagctttCTTAAAggttctcgactcagtcacctattgcatcacttcctttaggtcttcggcctcctaattgatcattgtagtataattgaatgccctctttcatatatatggtacctccaccactgggacgtggcaacaattctccaaatccatatggggagggggggggggatgcttgtggacggtaggggtgtacactagacataaataggaagcaaactcaatccttgcgagagtgaagagctggtccgtagttccacgtccggggcgaaaaccgcattgttcctcttcaatctgaggttcgacgatcggccgaaccctcctttccagcaccttggagtagactttaccagggaggctgagaagtgtgataccccggtaattggcacacactctccggtccccctttttgaacaggggaaccaccaacccggtttgccactcctttggcactgtacccgactcccacgcaatgttgaataggcgtgtcaaccatgacagcccctcaacacccagagcctttagcatttctggccggatctcatcaatccccggggctttgccactgtggagatgtttgactacctcagtgacctccaccagggaaattgacgacgaaacaccatcaacctcgagctctgcctccaacatagagggtgTGTTATTccgattcaggagttcctcaaagtgttccttcaaACGTcagacgacctcctcagttgaggtcagcagagtcccatccttactgtacacagcttggatggttccctgtttcccccttctgaggtgccggatagtcttccagaaacactgcATCAGGTACgtcatgaactagggcgtggctaggctccccgatgcggaagcatatctctccttgatgttgccctg
Coding sequences:
- the aftpha gene encoding aftiphilin a isoform X5 codes for the protein MEPDVIRMYSSSPPPLEDGEEEDDFGDFDGFSSVPHSVSLTEFDTPTTFNQVQALNATSPPELLNNGRVAGHPSTAAPHTQEGDPAKANGVLSGGRHSSCPSERTVGETKKALSCGLLPVDCNGEGPEVLTNGFKMLDVQGIPSLQNSVNSCRTGASPEDTEAVPPESRDDEFADFAAFADVGASDSPTAHTAEVSHSPFGGCSLREGPSPVYSNIDQGITLEGDMEEAHRVGLDGSESVSSCELPDVPSSQQQGGLSDTKSKQPDCLPEHLNTFCTTTEMLALNGFCDDRAEETAGSGEDCTPQERTGKEETTERSVEEATGNGTETRTSLDQDPPELCGDPSTTGLGPSALPQEDSAAPNHHSPPPEDQDVGIRGFDGGDGFSDQDFAHFDQLDVQVEHGLPSTQSTADQQVPGDQEDEDFGDFNTQRFEPAGTEEEQEEGEEPLPLEDSNYNSNDDKDRGQFTEFPGSDSFGNFSSVAVDVAPQAGAGWSAFSEEAGPADEDSWAAFDGEQGSTPEVALSGRVERLFQQSFPGNPVTEVEEKVPPLKCLLEPTEEPGGAPQGPGKGPRTTPPNGALRANVWRQLLDIHEAFGLRHQWGGSHSNKTLLCSLGIDTRNILFTGQKKQAIIVPMYAASLGMLEPTKEPVKPISAAEMITSIAQAPPLGTEKSPCPDTAQQEALPPVQFDWSSSGLTNPLDASGGSSLLNLDFFGPVEDSGPSSSTSIPGVDPELYELTTAKLDSTGSGRRVVDAFARLMSTMEKTSTSTRKPKKEEHLSAEAAKVMASLPDLSFMQAKVLMFPTTLTPLGCSRATPD